GGGTCGCGGCCGTGGGGGTGCCGACCGAGCCGGTGACCGGGTTCGACGCGGGCGACCTCGTGCTCCGGGGCGTGACCGTGTACGGCATCCGGCACGGCCTCGACCACTACGGCACGACCATACGGCTGCTCGCCGAGGGCGCCCTCGAGGCGAAACCCCTCATCCATGCCGTGCTGCCCCTCGAACGGGCCGCAGAAGCCTTCCACCTGCTCGAACACGGGCGAAACGGCGCCCCCAAGATCATCTTGTCCCTGCGGGAGGGAGCATGAACCACGACCGGTTCGCCGTCGTGACCGGAGCCAGCTCCGGGATAGGCCGGGCCGTCGCCCTCGCCCTGGCCGCGCGCGGCCACCATGTGGCCGTCGGCTACCGGAACAACGCCGAAGGAGCCAAGCGCACCGCCGCCGAGGCGGAGCGGCACGGCGTCCGCGCCCTCACCTTCGCCGCCGACCTCGCCGACCCCCGGGCGGCGGCACGGGCCGTCGATACCGCGATCCGGCACCTCTGGGGTGTCGACGTCCTCGTCAACAACGCGGGCGTCAACCGGCGCGCCGAGTTCGTCGAGGAGACCTTGGACGACTGGGAGCGCGTCCTGACCGTGGACCTCACCAGCCCCTTCGCCATCGCCCAGGTCGCGGCCCGGCACATGATCCGCCAGGGCCGGGGCGGGCGGATCGTCAACATCACCTCCGTCCACGAGCACATCCCCATCCGGGGCGGCGCCGCCTACTGCGCCGCCAAGGGCGGGCTCGGCCTGCTCACCAAGGTGATGGCGCTGGAGCTGGCCCCGTACCGGATCACCGTCAACGCCGTG
This window of the Carbonactinospora thermoautotrophica genome carries:
- a CDS encoding SDR family oxidoreductase translates to MNHDRFAVVTGASSGIGRAVALALAARGHHVAVGYRNNAEGAKRTAAEAERHGVRALTFAADLADPRAAARAVDTAIRHLWGVDVLVNNAGVNRRAEFVEETLDDWERVLTVDLTSPFAIAQVAARHMIRQGRGGRIVNITSVHEHIPIRGGAAYCAAKGGLGLLTKVMALELAPYRITVNAVAPGETATPMNGVPEDRDAASIDRPEIPAGRPGRSEEVAALVAHLADPQAAYTTGISAVVDGGLSLMAAIPNQAYAGRL